The proteins below are encoded in one region of Segatella copri:
- a CDS encoding family 20 glycosylhydrolase gives MAKFNRLLGSFVACAAMLGGISSPVSAADINIIPIPVKTQVQKGEFVLPQKVVIAYQTAEGRNIAQYMADKLKASTGYEVTVGGKKGNISIQISPSLKIAEEGYRLTVTAKGVVIKAKTAKGAFYGMQSFMQLLPAQIESATRVDGVKWVAQCCDIQDAPRFGYRGFHLDPCRHFISVENVKKQLDLMSMFKVNTMHFHLTEDQGWRIEIKKYPKLTSVGSIRTEGDGSLYGGFYTQEQIKEIVDYAAKRYITVIPEIDLPGHMMAAISAYPYLSCKGEQWSLRTVWGVEDIVMCPGKEDMFRFLDDIFSEIVPLFPGKYFHIGGDECPKTSWKNCPTCQKRIQTEGLQAEGKHSAEERLQSYVIKRIEKMLEKRGRKIIGWDEILEGGLSENATVMSWRGTEGGIEAAMQKHDVIMTPGSDGMYLDWYQGDSKVEPVTIPSPPRYLASTYNYNPVPDTIKALGLAHHILGVQCNNWSEYMYSNAKMEYMMYPRAIALSEIAWSPVSRKNFKDFCRRLDANCVRLDERHIRYHIPLPEQPFGSCDKVVITGDTAVTFTTSRPMKMVYTLDGSTPTPSSSAYAEPIRVSGNTIIKIATILPSGKMSRIRTIDVEKQTYAPAVKVEDAKPGLQMKRIKGNYLKVDQLEWADAAWECANIEGLEQMKIQQKDDAATLRGANNYAAIAEGYINIPEDGVYYLSSRLEQVWIDNKLMISNEGDVKAGTNHDTSVALAKGLHPFKVVFLSNIVGGWPSWWSSLGIEMRKDSEQKFTPVDNSMFFRK, from the coding sequence ATGGCAAAGTTCAATCGTTTATTAGGCTCGTTTGTAGCCTGTGCAGCGATGCTGGGTGGTATCTCCTCTCCGGTATCTGCTGCCGATATTAATATTATCCCGATACCGGTGAAGACTCAGGTACAGAAAGGTGAGTTCGTATTGCCACAGAAGGTGGTAATCGCTTACCAGACGGCTGAAGGCAGAAATATCGCCCAGTACATGGCTGACAAACTGAAGGCTTCTACAGGTTATGAGGTAACGGTAGGTGGAAAGAAGGGGAATATCTCTATACAGATTTCTCCTTCGCTGAAAATTGCCGAGGAAGGTTATCGCCTTACCGTAACCGCCAAGGGGGTTGTTATTAAGGCGAAGACCGCCAAGGGCGCCTTCTATGGTATGCAGAGTTTCATGCAGTTACTCCCTGCCCAGATAGAGAGCGCAACCCGGGTGGATGGGGTGAAATGGGTAGCACAATGCTGTGATATCCAAGATGCTCCACGCTTCGGCTACCGTGGATTCCATCTCGATCCATGCCGCCATTTCATTTCTGTCGAGAATGTGAAGAAGCAACTGGACCTGATGTCTATGTTCAAGGTGAATACCATGCACTTCCATCTGACGGAAGACCAGGGCTGGCGTATCGAAATCAAGAAATATCCTAAACTTACTTCTGTGGGCAGTATCCGTACCGAGGGCGATGGCTCTCTTTATGGCGGTTTCTATACCCAGGAGCAGATTAAGGAAATAGTGGATTATGCTGCCAAGCGCTATATTACCGTGATTCCGGAAATCGACCTTCCTGGTCACATGATGGCAGCTATCTCTGCTTATCCTTATCTTTCATGCAAAGGTGAGCAGTGGTCGTTGAGAACTGTTTGGGGTGTAGAGGATATCGTGATGTGTCCGGGCAAGGAAGATATGTTCCGCTTCCTGGATGACATCTTTAGTGAGATTGTTCCTCTCTTCCCAGGTAAGTACTTCCATATCGGTGGCGACGAGTGTCCGAAGACCAGTTGGAAAAACTGCCCTACCTGTCAGAAGCGTATTCAGACTGAGGGTTTGCAGGCAGAAGGAAAGCATTCGGCAGAGGAAAGATTGCAGAGCTACGTTATCAAACGCATAGAGAAAATGCTGGAGAAGCGTGGCAGAAAGATTATCGGATGGGACGAGATTCTGGAAGGCGGATTGAGTGAGAATGCTACCGTGATGTCATGGCGTGGAACGGAAGGAGGTATCGAGGCTGCCATGCAGAAGCATGATGTCATCATGACGCCGGGCAGCGACGGTATGTATCTCGACTGGTATCAGGGCGACAGCAAGGTGGAGCCTGTAACCATTCCTAGTCCTCCTAGATATCTGGCTTCTACCTATAATTATAATCCGGTACCTGATACCATCAAGGCGTTGGGACTGGCTCATCATATTCTGGGCGTTCAGTGTAACAACTGGTCAGAATATATGTATTCCAATGCCAAGATGGAGTATATGATGTATCCTCGTGCCATTGCTCTCTCTGAGATTGCATGGTCGCCAGTGAGCAGGAAAAACTTCAAGGATTTCTGCCGCCGACTGGATGCAAACTGTGTTCGCCTGGACGAGCGCCATATCCGTTATCATATCCCATTGCCTGAGCAGCCTTTCGGTTCTTGTGATAAGGTGGTCATTACTGGGGATACTGCGGTAACCTTTACCACCTCGCGTCCTATGAAGATGGTTTATACATTGGATGGAAGTACACCAACTCCTTCTTCTTCGGCTTATGCAGAGCCTATCAGGGTGAGTGGAAACACCATTATCAAGATAGCAACCATATTGCCTTCAGGCAAGATGAGCCGTATCAGAACCATTGATGTTGAGAAGCAGACTTATGCTCCTGCTGTTAAGGTGGAGGACGCAAAACCTGGGTTGCAGATGAAGCGCATTAAGGGCAACTATCTGAAGGTTGACCAGCTGGAATGGGCTGATGCTGCCTGGGAGTGTGCAAACATCGAGGGCTTGGAGCAGATGAAGATTCAGCAGAAGGATGATGCTGCTACCTTGCGCGGTGCCAATAATTATGCTGCCATCGCTGAGGGCTACATCAATATTCCGGAGGATGGTGTCTATTATCTCTCTTCCCGTCTGGAGCAGGTTTGGATTGATAACAAACTCATGATCAGCAATGAGGGGGATGTGAAGGCTGGTACCAATCATGATACTTCTGTAGCATTGGCTAAGGGATTGCATCCTTTCAAGGTGGTTTTCCTCAGCAATATCGTTGGCGGCTGGCCTTCATGGTGGAGCAGTCTCGGCATTGAAATGCGCAAGGACAGCGAACAGAAGTTTACACCAGTAGATAACTCTATGTTTTTCAGAAAATAA
- a CDS encoding glucosamine-6-phosphate deaminase: MRLNLSSQIVLNKVPVEFYKPKTTVEYSEISRMEKIHTDIFASMAEGASHVADKIEAGIKAAQQEGKFYVMALGAGSSLYSVYDELVRRYNEKTLSFRNVVVFNAYEYYPLQKDSSLRTINQLKDRFLNHVDVAEQNIFTLDGFVAQDAVQDSCRLYEQRIKTFGGLDVALIGIGRSGNIAANEPGSGIQSMTRIILIGNTSREEMENSEQTKETIPPCSLTMGIATLLSAKSIYLTAWGEEKAEIMQKVVENSITDTLPASFLQTHPNAHVVIDLGAAHHLTRIEHPWLVTSCQWSDKLVRSALVWLCQKLGKPILKLTNKDYNENGLSELLALYGSAYNANIKIFNDLQHTITGWPGGKPNADDTYRPERATPFPKKVIVFSPHPDDDVISMGGTIRRLVQQNHDVHVAYETSGNIAVGDEEVTRFMHFINGFNQLFADSKDSIISNKYKEIKTFFAKKKESDFDTRDILTIKGLIRRGEARTACTYNEIPLDHVHFLDLPFYESGKIEKLPMTEKDVEVVRALLQKVQPHQIYVAGDLADPHGTHKKCTDAVLAAIDEEKKAGAEWLKDCRIWMYRGAWAEWEIENIEMCVPLSPEELRAKRNSILKHQSQMESAPFLGNDERLFWQRAEDRNRATASLYDQLGLACYEAMEAFVEYKPL; encoded by the coding sequence ATGAGACTCAATCTTAGTTCGCAAATCGTACTCAATAAAGTACCTGTAGAGTTCTACAAGCCAAAGACGACTGTAGAATACTCTGAAATCTCCAGAATGGAGAAGATTCATACAGATATCTTTGCCTCTATGGCAGAAGGTGCCAGTCATGTAGCTGATAAAATAGAAGCTGGTATCAAGGCGGCACAGCAGGAAGGCAAATTCTATGTGATGGCGCTGGGTGCCGGTTCTTCTCTCTATTCTGTATACGATGAACTCGTTCGCCGTTACAACGAGAAGACCCTGAGCTTCCGCAATGTTGTTGTATTCAATGCATACGAATATTATCCGCTCCAGAAGGACAGTTCTCTCCGTACCATCAACCAGTTGAAGGATCGTTTCCTCAATCATGTGGATGTGGCTGAGCAGAACATCTTTACACTGGATGGTTTTGTGGCACAGGATGCCGTACAGGACAGTTGCCGTCTTTATGAGCAGCGTATCAAGACCTTTGGCGGTCTCGATGTAGCTCTCATAGGTATAGGCCGTTCGGGTAATATTGCTGCCAACGAGCCAGGTTCGGGCATCCAGTCGATGACACGTATCATCCTCATCGGCAATACCTCTCGCGAAGAGATGGAGAACAGCGAGCAGACCAAGGAAACCATTCCTCCATGTTCGCTCACCATGGGTATCGCTACCTTGCTCTCAGCCAAGAGCATCTATCTGACAGCCTGGGGCGAAGAGAAGGCAGAGATTATGCAGAAGGTGGTGGAGAACTCTATCACAGATACCCTGCCGGCATCATTCCTTCAGACTCATCCGAATGCTCATGTTGTCATCGACCTGGGTGCTGCTCATCATCTGACACGTATTGAGCATCCATGGCTCGTAACTTCATGCCAGTGGAGTGATAAACTGGTGCGTTCGGCACTGGTATGGCTCTGCCAGAAACTCGGTAAGCCTATCCTGAAGTTGACCAATAAGGATTATAATGAGAACGGACTGAGCGAACTTCTGGCTCTCTATGGCTCAGCCTATAATGCCAATATCAAGATTTTCAATGATTTGCAGCATACCATTACCGGATGGCCAGGTGGTAAGCCGAATGCCGATGATACCTATCGCCCAGAGCGTGCAACACCATTCCCTAAGAAGGTTATCGTATTCTCTCCACACCCAGACGATGATGTTATCTCTATGGGAGGAACCATCCGCCGACTGGTACAGCAGAACCACGATGTGCATGTAGCTTACGAAACATCAGGAAACATTGCTGTGGGTGATGAGGAAGTAACAAGATTCATGCACTTTATCAATGGTTTCAACCAGCTTTTTGCAGACTCAAAAGACAGCATCATCTCTAATAAATATAAGGAAATCAAGACCTTCTTTGCCAAGAAGAAGGAGAGTGACTTCGATACGAGAGATATCCTGACCATCAAGGGACTGATCCGCCGTGGTGAGGCTCGTACCGCTTGTACTTATAATGAAATTCCGCTTGACCATGTCCACTTCCTCGACCTGCCATTCTATGAGAGCGGCAAGATAGAAAAGTTGCCAATGACCGAGAAGGATGTAGAGGTAGTGAGAGCTCTGTTGCAGAAGGTGCAGCCGCATCAGATTTATGTTGCCGGCGACCTTGCTGACCCTCACGGAACCCACAAGAAGTGTACTGATGCCGTTCTGGCAGCTATCGACGAAGAGAAGAAAGCGGGTGCAGAATGGTTGAAGGACTGTCGCATCTGGATGTATCGTGGTGCCTGGGCAGAATGGGAGATTGAGAATATCGAAATGTGTGTTCCATTGAGCCCTGAGGAGTTGCGGGCAAAGCGTAACTCTATTCTCAAGCATCAGTCGCAGATGGAGAGTGCTCCTTTCTTGGGCAACGACGAGCGCCTGTTCTGGCAGAGAGCCGAAGACCGTAACCGTGCTACTGCATCGCTCTACGACCAGTTGGGTCTGGCATGCTATGAGGCCATGGAGGCTTTCGTGGAGTACAAACCATTGTAA
- a CDS encoding ROK family protein — protein sequence MEYDVKSLVIGLDLGGTNSVFGIVDGDGEIIATTSIKTQTFQRVEQYVEESVKAVMQIVEQVGGMEKIRAMGIGAPCGNYYKGTIENAANLVWAKGIVPLADMFAEKLGIPVAITNDANAAAMGEMKYGAAVGMKNFVELTLGTGVGSGIVANGQLIYGCDGFAGELGHMVVDPDGRPCGCGRKGCLETYCSATGVVRTTLAMLEASTGATELRNIPREEITSYAVYKAAMAGDTLAREVFRQTGTRIGKACAEIATFLSPEAFIFFGGLAQAGDLLFRPIEEAYNEHVLSLYKGKAKFLMSGLDGAKAAILGAAAMASEL from the coding sequence ATGGAATACGATGTAAAGTCTTTAGTGATTGGCTTGGATTTGGGTGGAACCAATTCCGTTTTCGGCATCGTTGATGGGGACGGAGAAATAATAGCTACAACCTCAATCAAGACCCAGACATTCCAACGCGTAGAACAATACGTAGAGGAGTCGGTAAAAGCTGTGATGCAGATAGTAGAACAGGTAGGTGGTATGGAGAAAATTCGTGCCATGGGCATCGGTGCGCCTTGTGGTAACTATTACAAGGGGACCATTGAAAATGCAGCAAACCTGGTATGGGCTAAGGGTATTGTACCGCTGGCTGACATGTTTGCAGAGAAACTGGGCATTCCGGTTGCTATTACCAATGATGCAAATGCGGCTGCTATGGGAGAAATGAAATATGGTGCTGCGGTTGGTATGAAAAACTTCGTAGAACTCACTCTCGGAACAGGCGTAGGATCGGGTATAGTGGCTAACGGACAGCTGATTTATGGTTGCGACGGTTTTGCCGGTGAGTTGGGACACATGGTAGTGGATCCTGACGGTAGACCATGCGGCTGTGGCAGAAAGGGCTGTCTGGAAACCTACTGTTCGGCTACAGGCGTGGTCCGTACTACCTTGGCCATGCTCGAAGCATCAACTGGGGCAACTGAGCTGAGAAATATTCCAAGGGAAGAAATTACATCTTATGCAGTTTATAAGGCAGCCATGGCAGGAGATACACTGGCACGGGAAGTGTTCAGACAAACCGGTACAAGAATTGGCAAGGCCTGTGCAGAGATAGCTACCTTTCTGAGCCCGGAGGCTTTTATCTTCTTCGGAGGATTGGCACAGGCTGGCGATCTGCTCTTCCGTCCTATTGAAGAAGCATATAACGAGCATGTGCTCTCATTATATAAAGGTAAGGCTAAGTTTCTGATGAGCGGACTGGATGGTGCCAAGGCTGCTATCCTGGGTGCTGCAGCAATGGCATCTGAACTCTAA
- a CDS encoding ROK family protein, with product MKADLIKYLRKINKKPSVQGKLLEQFISHGASTIPEMSKAIGVSLPTTTSALNELIKEGLAREIGKKDNSSGRIPMVYDLVPTAGYFIGVNPEMNCLALAASDFAGNLITEKTRVPYVYENSPENLEEISRIINEFIESLPVSREEILQVCVNVAERVNPVQGNAYNMFTFLKESLADKLTQLIQLPVCIENDTRSMAFAELIKGQCKGLKDAIFVNVCWGIGIGIIIDGKLYYGKSGYSGEFGHMTAYNNNIICHCGKIGCIETEVSGRALKRKLIEKIKEGKTSILSERVLKKNEDLSLQNILDAIAKEDVLSLATLQRIADELGKQLAGVINIFNPEMLVIGGEMSVTGDYLTLPVKMGIKKFSLNIMNEDSMIVTSSLKGLAGITGACLMARYRLLNENIDK from the coding sequence ATGAAAGCTGACTTAATAAAATATCTTAGAAAGATAAACAAAAAGCCCTCAGTTCAGGGCAAGCTCCTGGAGCAGTTTATCTCTCACGGAGCCTCCACCATCCCAGAGATGTCGAAGGCTATCGGAGTTAGCTTACCGACAACAACAAGTGCCCTCAACGAGTTGATAAAAGAAGGACTCGCCAGAGAGATTGGAAAGAAAGACAATTCTTCGGGACGCATCCCGATGGTTTACGACCTCGTTCCAACAGCAGGCTACTTCATCGGCGTCAATCCTGAGATGAACTGCCTGGCACTTGCAGCAAGCGACTTCGCAGGCAATCTGATTACCGAAAAAACAAGAGTGCCTTACGTATATGAGAACTCTCCTGAAAACCTGGAAGAGATAAGCAGAATCATCAATGAGTTTATCGAAAGCCTTCCTGTTTCAAGAGAAGAAATACTTCAAGTTTGCGTGAACGTGGCTGAGCGCGTGAATCCTGTACAGGGAAATGCCTACAACATGTTCACCTTCCTGAAAGAATCATTGGCCGACAAGTTGACCCAGCTTATACAGCTACCTGTATGTATCGAGAACGATACCCGGAGCATGGCTTTCGCTGAGTTGATTAAGGGACAGTGCAAAGGCCTGAAAGACGCCATCTTCGTGAACGTATGCTGGGGCATCGGAATCGGAATCATCATCGACGGCAAACTCTATTACGGCAAGTCGGGATATTCTGGCGAATTCGGTCACATGACTGCCTACAACAACAACATCATCTGCCACTGCGGCAAGATTGGTTGCATAGAAACAGAAGTTTCGGGCAGAGCACTCAAAAGGAAACTCATCGAGAAGATAAAGGAAGGAAAGACTTCCATCCTCTCTGAAAGAGTTCTGAAAAAGAATGAAGACCTATCACTCCAGAATATCCTGGACGCCATAGCAAAGGAAGATGTACTGAGCCTTGCCACACTGCAGCGCATAGCAGATGAACTTGGCAAGCAGCTGGCAGGAGTCATCAACATCTTCAACCCAGAAATGCTGGTCATCGGAGGAGAAATGTCGGTTACAGGCGACTACCTCACGCTACCGGTAAAAATGGGTATCAAGAAATTCTCTCTCAACATCATGAATGAGGATTCTATGATCGTTACCTCAAGTCTGAAAGGTCTTGCAGGAATCACGGGAGCCTGTCTGATGGCAAGATACCGGCTTCTGAATGAGAACATCGACAAATAA
- a CDS encoding RagB/SusD family nutrient uptake outer membrane protein, whose amino-acid sequence MKTKKLLYTGCFMAASMLSLTSCGDFLDEDPKGQLNPDTFYTIEDDYTAGVNTLYDKVNQTQSWTNPMYPQWQGDDITANPGSNKQACAALDAFDSDGANKGVTEAWTQHYAVIKTANLIIEGSEKFPGDKAKIATALGNAHFWRAYSYYYLVRVFGKLPIITKTNIEQFDAQPSEIEKVYELIVQDLKDAINELPTGYDKEPARLFGVDVWATKQAAQSTLAAVYMSMAGYPLNKGTEYYKLAAELAKDVITNNGTYGFILNPDWKDVYSMGNNYNMETVLGINNDAKGWWDHDSQLSSCCRFEGLGDGGWGDAWGEIAFWKRYPEGPRKNAIYAPKVTFQETITEKIGDKEVKKDKISKAVYWWELDNNGKPVVDAYHPMFTIFTVNADEKGNMLKQPYDYMGINYKGMVNDRRHNLIRYSEVLLWYAESAARAGLSDLTEAKKCLKLVRSRAVTDVENVTLGDGTTVKIDNMSAAQLAEACYIEHGWEVAGNWVSMVTRRSDELRMDELKKNFEYRVANAPIVVAKEGGKEYTAKESVTVKGTWSEDRIYCPYPTTDGEKNPNLKR is encoded by the coding sequence ATGAAAACTAAGAAATTATTATATACAGGTTGCTTCATGGCAGCTTCCATGTTGTCACTCACATCATGTGGCGATTTCCTGGATGAGGATCCAAAGGGTCAGTTGAATCCAGACACATTCTATACCATCGAAGACGACTACACCGCAGGTGTTAATACGCTGTACGATAAAGTGAATCAGACACAAAGTTGGACTAACCCTATGTATCCACAGTGGCAGGGAGACGATATCACTGCTAACCCTGGTTCCAACAAGCAGGCTTGTGCTGCGCTCGATGCATTTGATTCTGATGGTGCCAACAAGGGTGTTACAGAAGCCTGGACTCAGCATTATGCAGTTATCAAGACTGCCAATCTGATTATCGAGGGCTCTGAGAAATTCCCTGGTGATAAGGCTAAGATTGCTACCGCATTGGGAAACGCTCACTTCTGGCGTGCTTACTCGTACTACTATCTGGTACGTGTATTCGGCAAATTGCCTATTATCACTAAGACCAACATAGAACAGTTTGATGCTCAGCCATCTGAGATTGAGAAAGTATACGAATTGATCGTTCAAGACTTGAAGGATGCCATCAACGAACTTCCTACAGGTTATGACAAGGAGCCTGCCCGCTTGTTCGGAGTTGACGTTTGGGCTACCAAACAGGCTGCACAGTCTACCTTGGCAGCAGTTTATATGTCAATGGCAGGTTATCCGCTCAATAAGGGAACAGAATACTATAAGCTCGCTGCTGAGTTGGCTAAGGATGTCATCACCAACAATGGTACCTATGGCTTCATCTTGAACCCAGACTGGAAGGACGTTTACTCTATGGGTAACAATTACAACATGGAGACCGTGCTCGGTATCAACAACGATGCCAAGGGTTGGTGGGATCATGACTCACAGCTTTCTTCCTGCTGTCGCTTCGAAGGTCTCGGCGATGGTGGCTGGGGTGACGCCTGGGGCGAAATTGCTTTCTGGAAGAGATATCCAGAGGGACCTCGCAAGAATGCTATTTATGCTCCTAAAGTTACATTCCAGGAGACTATCACTGAGAAAATCGGCGATAAGGAAGTTAAAAAGGATAAGATCAGCAAGGCCGTTTACTGGTGGGAACTTGACAACAATGGCAAACCTGTCGTAGATGCTTATCACCCTATGTTCACTATCTTCACTGTCAATGCTGACGAAAAGGGTAATATGCTCAAACAGCCATACGATTACATGGGAATCAACTATAAGGGTATGGTTAATGACCGCCGTCATAACCTCATCCGCTATTCAGAGGTTCTCCTCTGGTATGCTGAGAGTGCAGCCCGTGCAGGCCTCTCTGACTTGACAGAAGCTAAGAAATGCTTGAAGCTGGTTCGCAGCCGTGCCGTAACAGATGTTGAAAATGTGACACTTGGCGACGGAACTACCGTAAAGATCGACAACATGAGCGCTGCCCAACTTGCTGAGGCTTGCTACATTGAACACGGATGGGAAGTTGCAGGTAACTGGGTATCTATGGTTACCCGCCGTTCAGATGAGCTCCGCATGGACGAGCTCAAGAAGAACTTCGAGTATCGCGTTGCCAATGCTCCTATCGTTGTTGCGAAAGAGGGTGGCAAGGAATATACTGCCAAGGAGAGCGTTACCGTTAAGGGTACTTGGTCTGAGGATAGAATTTACTGTCCATATCCAACAACCGACGGTGAGAAGAACCCAAACTTGAAGAGGTAA
- a CDS encoding sulfatase family protein, whose product MAALQALPLSLFAQNTGEKPNILYIMCDDHAIQAISAYGSAISQLAPTPNIDRLAERGMKFNEAFVENSLSTPSRACLMTGLYSHQNGQRMLAEGIDSTKTFFSEMLQKAGYETAVVGKWHMSCRPKGFDFYHILNDQGQYYNPTFASTDHYGEYKQEMGYATDLITDHAIEYLDQRDRNKPFCLLVHHKAPHRLWMPSTKYVGKYGKVNFPLPETFWDDYATRGSAASTQKMTIGEYMEMVRDLKVPEMYDPSTPEGRDSYAGLMGEMNRMTPQQREAIDAYYMPRNREFLSKNLTGKELVEWKYQNYIRDYMAVIASVDESVGRLLTYLDEHHLTDNTIIVYTSDQGFYMGEHGWFDKRFMYEESFHTPLIISYPKHIQPKSECNQMVQNIDFAPTFLDLAGLKKPAYMPGTSLQPLFAGQPVRKWRKSLYYHYYDYPNYHLVRKHDGVRTERYKLIHFYGKGGERAVPENKYQCQPGTSENWCFEYLKSINYITNDADIDYYELYDIQVDPNELHNLYGKPGMQKVEKEMKKLLATYRRNLKVDE is encoded by the coding sequence ATGGCTGCCCTTCAAGCCTTGCCGCTATCTCTCTTCGCCCAGAATACAGGCGAAAAACCAAACATCCTGTATATCATGTGCGATGACCACGCCATACAGGCTATCAGCGCCTACGGCAGTGCCATCTCCCAACTGGCGCCTACCCCAAATATTGACCGACTTGCAGAAAGGGGAATGAAATTCAACGAGGCTTTCGTTGAAAACTCGCTTTCTACACCAAGCCGTGCCTGTCTGATGACCGGTCTCTACAGTCATCAGAACGGACAGCGCATGCTGGCAGAGGGCATCGATTCCACCAAAACCTTCTTCTCTGAAATGCTGCAGAAGGCAGGCTATGAGACGGCAGTAGTGGGAAAATGGCACATGTCATGCCGTCCTAAAGGTTTCGATTTCTATCACATCCTCAACGACCAGGGACAATATTACAACCCGACCTTCGCATCAACAGACCATTACGGAGAATACAAGCAGGAAATGGGATATGCCACCGACCTCATCACAGACCATGCCATCGAATACCTCGACCAAAGAGACAGAAACAAGCCATTCTGTCTGCTGGTTCATCATAAGGCACCCCACCGTCTGTGGATGCCTAGCACCAAGTATGTTGGGAAATACGGCAAAGTAAACTTCCCGCTACCTGAAACTTTCTGGGACGACTATGCGACCCGAGGCTCGGCTGCATCCACCCAGAAGATGACTATCGGTGAATATATGGAAATGGTACGCGACCTGAAAGTGCCCGAAATGTACGACCCTTCTACACCGGAAGGCAGAGACTCGTATGCCGGACTCATGGGAGAGATGAACCGCATGACACCGCAGCAGCGCGAGGCTATTGATGCCTATTACATGCCGAGAAACAGAGAATTCCTGAGCAAGAATCTCACGGGTAAGGAACTGGTAGAATGGAAATACCAGAACTATATCCGCGACTATATGGCAGTGATTGCTTCGGTGGATGAGAGTGTAGGCCGACTCCTGACTTATCTCGATGAGCATCATCTCACGGATAATACCATCATCGTATACACCTCCGACCAGGGATTCTACATGGGCGAACACGGCTGGTTTGACAAGCGTTTCATGTATGAGGAATCATTCCATACACCGCTCATCATCAGCTATCCTAAGCATATCCAGCCTAAGAGCGAGTGCAACCAGATGGTACAGAACATCGACTTTGCTCCTACCTTCCTCGACCTGGCGGGCTTGAAGAAGCCTGCCTATATGCCGGGCACTTCGCTCCAACCATTGTTTGCCGGACAGCCTGTAAGAAAATGGCGTAAGAGTCTGTATTACCATTATTATGACTACCCTAATTATCATCTGGTACGCAAGCACGATGGTGTGAGAACCGAGCGCTACAAACTGATTCATTTCTACGGCAAGGGTGGCGAAAGAGCCGTTCCAGAAAACAAGTATCAGTGCCAACCGGGAACTTCAGAAAACTGGTGTTTCGAATATCTCAAATCCATCAACTACATCACCAATGATGCCGATATTGACTACTACGAGTTGTATGATATCCAGGTTGATCCGAACGAGCTGCACAACCTCTACGGCAAGCCTGGCATGCAGAAGGTAGAAAAGGAAATGAAGAAACTCCTCGCTACCTATCGCAGAAATCTGAAGGTAGATGAGTAA